Proteins found in one Salmo salar chromosome ssa26, Ssal_v3.1, whole genome shotgun sequence genomic segment:
- the LOC106587551 gene encoding collagen and calcium-binding EGF domain-containing protein 1 — translation MGQLCAATLLPFGAICVVFIWDCGASSLIKTRFAVLTSGEECPENKVVTVEYPCITARGTDGTCLRRKCCEGFRFVMGQCIPENVDVCSGSPCEQQCTDNFGRVVCTCYPGYRFDRERHRNHQTYCLDIDECVESDGSVCDHDCENTVGSFLCRCRRGYILAPDKQSCIPSHNLSSSGKSDTLMSAGSCSLTCQDFVNMRNSLLQLKLRLGSTQSPNQVLSPGLANSSDKPSAGRLGKGPDTPALPGPPGSPGSRGVPGQSGVPGEKGEPGERGRTGPQGPRGDMGPMGPEPDLEHIKRGRRGAVGPPGAPGRDGLKGDRGTPGPRGLPGPPGSFDFLLVMMADIRIDIIELQEQVFGKRQGLSLDNPPHSSGETGFGEWGSGQGEFMLNT, via the exons ATGGGTCAGCTTTGCGCTGCAACACTCTTACCATTTGGTGCCATCTGCGTTGTTTTTATTTGGGATTGTGGTGCAAGTTCTTTAATAAAAACAAGATTTGCAGTGCTCACTTCAGG GGAGGAGTGTCCGGAAAACAAGGTAGTGACAGTGGAGTACCCCTGTATTACAGCAAGGGGCACGGATGGCACCTGTCTCAG GAGGAAATGCTGTGAGGGCTTCAGGTTCGTGATGGGCCAGTGCATACCTGAAA aTGTGGATGTGTGTTCTGGCTCCCCCTGTGAACAGCAGTGCACCGACAACTTTGGACGGGTTGTCTGCACCTGTTACCCCGGATACCGCTTTGATCGAGAGAGGCATCGAAACCACCAGACCTACTGTTTAG ACATCGATGAGTGTGTGGAGTCCGACGGCAGTGTCTGTGATCACGACTGCGAGAACACCGTGGGCAGTTTCCTGTGTCGCTGTCGCAGGGGTTACATCCTGGCACCGGACAAGCAGTCCTGTATACCCAGTCACAACC TGAGCTCGTCAGGGAAGTCTGACACCCTGATGAGTGCTGGCTCCTGCTCCCTCACCTGTCAGGACTTTGTCAACATGAGGAACAGCCTGCTGCAGCTCAAACTGAGGCTGGGCAGCACTCAGTCACCTAACCAG gtgttgtCTCCTGGCCTGGCTAACAGCAGTGATAAGCCGTCTGCTGGGAGGTTGGGGAAAGGTCCTGACACCCCCGCCCTCCCTGGTCCTCCAGGCTCTCCAGGATCCCGTGGGGTCCCAG GCCAATCAGGAGTgccgggggagaagggagagcctggagagagaggcCGGACCGGCCCCCAGGGGCCACGGGGAGACATGGGCCCTATGGGCCCCGAGCCTGACCTGGAGCACATCAAGAGGGGTCGCAGAGGAGCTGTG GGACCTCCTGGCGCACCAGGCAGAGATGGACTGAAG GGTGACAGGGGAACTCCTGGTCCCAGAGGTCTACCA GGACCTCCCGGCTCCTTTGACTTCCTCCTGGTCATGATGGCCGACATTCGCATTGACATCATCGAGCTTCAGGAGCAAGTGTTTGGGAAGAGGCAGGGCCTCTCCTTAGACAACCCGCCCCACTCCAGCGGAGAGACAGGGTTCGGAGAGTGGGGCTCCGGACAAGGAGAGTTTATGCTCAATACCTGA